From Salvia splendens isolate huo1 chromosome 3, SspV2, whole genome shotgun sequence, a single genomic window includes:
- the LOC121793806 gene encoding tropinone reductase-like 1, whose amino-acid sequence MSGNSAVSPRLQGKVAIVTGGASGIGESTASLFNDHGAKVVIADIQDDLGKTLTEHLGPNVTYIHCDVTDEDHVRGLVDATVAKHGRVDIMYSNAGIAERMAAIVDVDKGELQRTLGINLVGAFLAAKHAARVMVPARKGCIIFTASACTEVAGIAGHAYVASKYGIVGLMKSLAVELGSHGIRANCVSPFGVLTGIAARDDKAKLMFDGIMSAVGNLKGKILTADDVAKAALYLASEEASYVSGLNLVVDGGYSVVNPTLTNVRSAGQP is encoded by the coding sequence GTTGCAAGGAAAGGTGGCCATAGTAACCGGAGGCGCAAGCGGCATCGGAGAAAGCACGGCGAGCCTATTCAACGACCACGGTGCAAAGGTCGTGATCGCGGACATCCAAGACGATCTAGGAAAAACCCTAACCGAGCATCTCGGCCCCAACGTCACCTACATCCACTGCGACGTCACGGATGAGGACCACGTTCGCGGCCTAGTTGACGCCACCGTGGCCAAGCACGGCCGCGTGGACATCATGTATAGCAACGCGGGCATTGCGGAAAGAATGGCCGCTATCGTCGACGTAGACAAGGGCGAGCTCCAACGCACCCTTGGCATCAACCTGGTCGGGGCCTTTCTGGCCGCGAAGCACGCGGCTAGGGTCATGGTCCCGGCCAGGAAAGGATGCATAATATTTACAGCCAGCGCGTGCACCGAGGTTGCCGGGATCGCGGGGCACGCCTACGTGGCGTCGAAATATGGGATTGTGGGGCTGATGAAGAGCTTGGCAGTGGAGCTGGGATCGCACGGGATTAGAGCAAACTGTGTTTCCCCATTTGGGGTATTGACGGGGATAGCGGCGAGAGACGACAAGGCAAAGTTGATGTTCGATGGTATTATGTCGGCAGTGGGGAATCTCAAGGGGAAAATTCTGACGGCGGATGATGTTGCGAAGGCGGCTCTTTACTTGGCTAGTGAGGAGGCTAGCTATGTGAGTGGGTTGAATCTTGTTGTAGATGGAGGGTATAGTGTTGTCAATCCCACTCTTACCAATGTCAGGAGTGCCGGCCAACCTTGA